The following are encoded together in the Fibrobacter sp. UWB13 genome:
- a CDS encoding glycoside hydrolase family 5 protein: protein MRLNTFGIACSSLLMAASAFAALPKATALVEPMGMGYNIGNTMEVPENPTAWGNPLPTAGYIKAIKAAGFNTVRIPCAWYSHSDALTQDIAANGGTADNSNYTHVSKAANFTTPTIDAAWLKQVKDVVDMVIAEGMYVVLNSHWDEGWLEDRVYEGTANPRSGSGNIANSSATVKARQAAFWYQIATYFKDYDEHLLFAGANEPGVNDPWGSSGQWAFDNSRMQILKGYYDAFITSVRSAGGNNDTRTLIVQAPRTEMDNAPMLSTSWPTDPAGEGYMMAEVHYYPYQYSLMTADEDWGKQFYYYTGLHSTTDTEHNMGWNVYSKSIDNSALGTPNQIAKAFGELKTMFCDKGIPVIIGELGAIKRTGQITDAANLKLHLQGRALFYGEVAKNAKANGIVPYVWDTGAENDGNMTIITRQKGTYSILDPDVLNAMQKAYGMEGNNKSNLDSLVKENEVPETAGGKAAEITYKSVTSDSSETGTLRINLSGTAKDLSKYVGLEIRMKGSVVSAGPCTNAAKDCGEYGWTSMDLFMMTGGSWAWFDASLMAQADKELEENFTTFQVKWTDFRTEPTDLNSANAIGLNLYGTQVSGTITIDYIKGIKADGTTEIIEDFDKKPSTEGTASGKVVAISGSTGICMPHTATAPKMLVNVQPGSVYATFNASKATRATAMLMNSMGQVIAQKSFDTHAGANEVQLSTSARGAAVLIVKMGSQKSVKQIKLR from the coding sequence ATGAGATTGAATACCTTTGGCATCGCATGCAGCTCGCTTCTCATGGCAGCATCAGCATTCGCCGCCCTCCCCAAGGCAACCGCATTGGTCGAACCGATGGGCATGGGTTATAATATCGGCAACACCATGGAAGTGCCGGAAAATCCGACAGCATGGGGCAACCCGCTCCCGACCGCAGGCTACATCAAGGCCATCAAGGCAGCCGGTTTCAACACCGTGCGTATTCCTTGTGCCTGGTATTCTCATTCTGACGCTCTTACCCAAGACATCGCTGCAAACGGCGGTACCGCAGACAACAGCAACTACACCCACGTAAGCAAGGCCGCCAACTTTACCACACCGACTATTGACGCCGCTTGGCTCAAGCAGGTGAAGGACGTGGTGGACATGGTCATTGCCGAAGGCATGTACGTCGTCTTGAACTCTCACTGGGACGAAGGCTGGCTCGAAGACCGCGTTTACGAAGGCACCGCCAATCCGCGTAGCGGTTCCGGCAACATTGCCAACTCCTCCGCAACAGTCAAGGCACGCCAGGCTGCATTCTGGTATCAGATTGCAACATACTTCAAGGACTACGATGAGCACCTTCTCTTCGCAGGCGCCAACGAACCGGGCGTGAACGACCCGTGGGGTTCCAGCGGCCAGTGGGCGTTCGACAACTCCCGTATGCAGATTTTGAAGGGCTACTACGACGCATTCATCACTTCCGTTCGTAGCGCAGGCGGCAACAACGACACCCGCACCTTGATTGTGCAGGCTCCGCGTACCGAAATGGACAATGCTCCGATGCTCAGCACAAGCTGGCCGACCGACCCGGCTGGCGAAGGTTACATGATGGCCGAAGTCCACTACTACCCGTATCAGTACTCTCTCATGACCGCTGACGAAGATTGGGGCAAGCAGTTCTATTATTATACTGGTCTTCACAGCACGACCGATACAGAACACAACATGGGTTGGAACGTTTACAGCAAGAGCATCGACAATTCCGCTCTCGGCACTCCGAACCAGATTGCAAAGGCTTTCGGCGAACTCAAGACGATGTTCTGCGACAAGGGCATTCCTGTGATTATCGGCGAACTCGGTGCCATCAAGCGCACCGGTCAGATTACCGATGCCGCCAACCTCAAGCTCCACTTACAGGGCCGCGCCCTCTTCTACGGCGAAGTTGCCAAGAACGCTAAGGCAAACGGCATTGTTCCTTACGTTTGGGACACCGGCGCAGAAAACGACGGTAACATGACCATCATCACCCGTCAGAAGGGCACCTACTCCATTCTCGACCCGGATGTTTTGAACGCTATGCAAAAGGCATACGGCATGGAAGGCAACAACAAGAGCAACCTCGACAGCTTGGTTAAGGAAAACGAAGTTCCGGAAACCGCTGGCGGCAAGGCTGCCGAAATCACTTACAAGAGCGTAACATCCGACTCTAGCGAAACCGGCACTCTCCGCATCAACCTCTCCGGCACCGCCAAGGATCTTTCCAAGTACGTCGGTCTCGAAATTCGCATGAAGGGCTCCGTCGTTTCTGCAGGTCCTTGCACCAACGCCGCCAAGGATTGCGGCGAATACGGCTGGACTTCTATGGACCTCTTCATGATGACCGGCGGTTCATGGGCATGGTTTGACGCATCTCTCATGGCTCAAGCCGACAAGGAACTCGAAGAAAACTTCACGACATTCCAAGTCAAGTGGACCGACTTCCGTACTGAACCCACGGATCTCAACTCTGCAAACGCCATCGGTCTCAACCTCTATGGCACGCAAGTTTCTGGAACCATCACTATCGACTACATCAAGGGCATCAAGGCTGACGGTACAACTGAAATCATCGAAGACTTCGACAAGAAACCTTCTACCGAAGGCACCGCATCCGGCAAGGTTGTCGCCATCAGCGGTTCCACTGGAATCTGCATGCCGCACACCGCTACAGCACCGAAGATGCTCGTCAATGTGCAGCCGGGTTCTGTTTACGCCACATTCAACGCAAGCAAGGCCACTCGCGCAACCGCAATGCTCATGAATTCCATGGGCCAGGTCATCGCTCAAAAGAGCTTCGACACACACGCTGGCGCAAACGAAGTCCAGCTGAGCACAAGCGCACGCGGCGCTGCAGTCCTCATCGTCAAGATGGGCAGCCAGAAGAGCGTCAAGCAGATCAAGCTCCGCTAA
- a CDS encoding pitrilysin family protein: MKQNIKQTVLENGITILTDYMPHAYSAAVGVWVPRGSRHEASDEFGLSHFYEHLVFKGTENRTALEIAHAIEDRGGNLEAYTTRQETGFYAQVESSDMPLAIDVISDMLMHPRFDKKEMEKERHVIIEEVHSYDDIPEELVGDIFNAIHFKGCGLAHSITGNVKQVQSLTRKQMLKYGHQVTDEIPLYVCASGKVKHEELVELCAKKFEQKKINGITPEDIYTPNQGIKIVQKSDITQSNLFWGLSFDRSQMSDRDRSAFSLFNVAMGAGMASRLFQKIREDKGLAYSVYSTADLYKDCVDWGISLATEPHQLKTALALSIAEVKKFLRHGFIKDELERTKTNILGGLHLGADSPEKRVIRMAEQTLHLGEFHTMEYAEKQIRSITEDEVLATVNRLLSTAKYSIAIVEPKSKKKTVLDVDLF; encoded by the coding sequence ATGAAACAAAATATCAAACAGACTGTTCTCGAAAACGGAATTACCATTCTAACGGATTACATGCCGCACGCCTATTCGGCAGCCGTCGGTGTTTGGGTCCCGCGCGGGAGTCGCCACGAAGCAAGCGATGAATTCGGGCTCAGCCATTTTTACGAGCACCTCGTTTTCAAGGGAACAGAGAACCGCACCGCACTCGAAATTGCACACGCCATCGAAGACCGCGGCGGAAATCTCGAAGCGTACACGACACGCCAGGAAACGGGCTTTTACGCACAAGTCGAAAGCAGCGACATGCCACTAGCCATCGACGTGATTTCGGACATGCTCATGCACCCGCGCTTCGACAAGAAAGAAATGGAAAAGGAGCGCCACGTCATCATCGAGGAAGTCCATAGCTACGATGACATTCCCGAAGAACTCGTGGGCGACATCTTCAACGCCATTCACTTTAAAGGCTGCGGACTCGCACACTCCATCACCGGGAACGTGAAGCAAGTCCAATCCCTCACGCGCAAGCAAATGCTCAAGTACGGACATCAAGTCACCGACGAAATCCCGCTTTATGTTTGCGCATCGGGCAAAGTCAAGCACGAAGAACTCGTAGAACTTTGTGCTAAAAAATTTGAACAAAAAAAGATTAACGGAATTACGCCCGAAGACATCTACACGCCGAATCAAGGCATCAAGATTGTACAGAAAAGTGACATCACGCAATCGAACCTTTTCTGGGGTTTAAGCTTTGACCGCTCGCAGATGAGCGATCGCGACCGCAGCGCATTCTCGCTTTTCAACGTGGCGATGGGTGCAGGCATGGCATCGCGCTTGTTCCAAAAAATCCGCGAAGACAAAGGTCTTGCCTACTCCGTGTACTCTACAGCAGACCTTTACAAGGATTGTGTAGACTGGGGCATTTCGCTTGCTACCGAACCGCACCAGCTCAAGACCGCCCTTGCGCTTTCCATCGCCGAAGTCAAAAAATTTCTGCGTCACGGGTTCATCAAGGATGAACTCGAACGCACCAAGACGAATATCCTCGGCGGACTCCACCTCGGTGCAGACAGTCCCGAAAAGCGCGTGATTCGCATGGCAGAACAGACGCTCCACCTCGGCGAGTTCCACACCATGGAATACGCCGAAAAGCAAATACGTTCCATTACCGAAGACGAAGTCCTCGCAACAGTCAACCGCCTACTCAGCACGGCAAAATATTCCATCGCTATAGTCGAACCCAAGAGCAAAAAGAAGACCGTCCTCGACGTGGATTTATTCTAA
- a CDS encoding BrnA antitoxin family protein, which translates to MKKEYDFAKMQAVRNPYATALKKQITIRLNSGTVEYFKAMAKEVGIPYQTLIDSYLTDCALSKRRLNIRWK; encoded by the coding sequence ATGAAAAAAGAATATGATTTTGCAAAAATGCAGGCTGTCAGGAATCCTTATGCAACTGCATTGAAAAAACAGATAACGATTCGTTTGAATTCGGGTACTGTTGAATATTTTAAAGCGATGGCAAAAGAAGTCGGCATCCCTTACCAGACTTTGATTGATTCGTACTTGACGGATTGTGCGTTGAGTAAACGCCGACTGAATATTCGTTGGAAGTGA
- a CDS encoding NADP-dependent malic enzyme, producing the protein MGKDLKEMALQYHSMGKPGKIEIVPTKPHSTQTDLGLAYTPGVASPCLEIEKDQNLAYEYTGKGNLVAVISNGTAVLGLGDIGALAGKPVMEGKALLFKIYAGIDVFDIEINEKDPKKFIEIVKGIAPTFGGINLEDIKAPECFEIEDTLKAELDIPVMHDDQHGTAIISSAGLLNAIEVAGKSIRNVKMVVNGAGAAACACTRLYLSLGLKKENLVMCDSKGVIRKDRKGLTEAKAFFATERTDIETLEDAMKGADVFVGLSKGNILTREMVRSMADQPIVFALANPTPEISYEEAMASRGDLIFATGRSDYPNQVNNVIGFPYIFRGALDVRATTINEHMKHAAVRAIAALAHKPVPDVVNIAYNSQRFTFGKEYLIPKPLDPRLLTEVSIAVAKAAIESGVARKPITDWDAYYDRLRDMMGYDNKLIRQFSDTARSNPKRVVFAESNLNMLKAAVQAQAEGIAHPIMLGNPERIQMIAQREQLDLTGIKIVNPRSPEEFERRRNYAAIYAEENGRNGVTFEEARDDMFEPNHFGMMMVKVGDADALISGGYSKYSETIELAKEIIGIRPEYKHFGAMHILSTKKGTFFLADTLVNRDPDAETLVDIVKLTHDAVRFFAHEPVMAMLSYANFGSDKEAARGTVNKVREAVKTIHEQYPDYVLDGEMQVNVALDKDLRDTKYPFNKIKGQTVNTLIFPCLSSANTTCKMLLEMGVGESIGPVQMGLNKPVHFTDSDASVHDIFNLTVAAVIDAIVQEKKDEEKNKKKFDKIW; encoded by the coding sequence ATGGGAAAAGACTTAAAGGAAATGGCTCTCCAATACCATTCCATGGGCAAGCCAGGCAAGATCGAAATCGTGCCTACCAAGCCGCACAGCACGCAGACGGACTTGGGCCTTGCATACACGCCGGGCGTGGCTTCACCGTGTCTTGAAATCGAAAAAGACCAGAACCTCGCTTACGAATACACGGGCAAGGGCAACCTCGTCGCTGTGATTAGTAACGGTACGGCTGTGCTTGGTCTCGGCGATATTGGCGCACTCGCTGGTAAGCCGGTGATGGAAGGCAAGGCCTTGCTTTTCAAGATTTATGCGGGCATTGACGTGTTCGACATCGAAATCAACGAAAAGGACCCGAAGAAGTTTATCGAAATCGTGAAGGGCATAGCCCCGACGTTTGGTGGCATCAACCTCGAAGACATCAAGGCTCCGGAATGCTTTGAAATCGAAGACACGCTCAAGGCTGAACTCGATATTCCGGTGATGCACGATGACCAGCACGGTACGGCTATCATTTCTTCTGCAGGCCTCTTGAACGCAATCGAAGTTGCAGGCAAGAGCATTCGCAACGTGAAGATGGTTGTGAACGGCGCAGGCGCTGCCGCTTGCGCTTGCACGAGACTTTATCTGTCTCTCGGTCTCAAGAAAGAAAATCTTGTGATGTGCGATAGCAAGGGCGTTATCCGCAAGGACCGCAAGGGCCTCACCGAAGCAAAGGCTTTCTTTGCAACGGAACGCACCGATATCGAAACGCTCGAAGATGCCATGAAGGGCGCAGACGTGTTCGTCGGCCTTTCCAAGGGTAACATCCTTACTCGCGAAATGGTCCGCAGCATGGCCGACCAGCCGATTGTCTTTGCTCTTGCAAACCCGACTCCGGAAATCAGCTACGAAGAAGCCATGGCAAGCCGTGGCGACCTCATCTTTGCAACGGGCCGTAGCGACTATCCGAACCAGGTGAACAACGTTATCGGTTTCCCGTACATCTTCCGTGGCGCTCTCGACGTGCGTGCAACGACGATTAACGAACACATGAAGCACGCTGCAGTTCGCGCGATTGCCGCTCTCGCTCACAAGCCGGTTCCGGATGTGGTGAACATTGCATACAACTCACAGCGCTTCACGTTTGGCAAGGAATACTTGATTCCGAAGCCGCTCGATCCGCGCCTCCTCACGGAAGTTTCTATCGCTGTTGCCAAGGCCGCTATTGAAAGTGGCGTGGCCCGCAAGCCGATTACGGATTGGGACGCTTACTATGATCGCCTCCGCGACATGATGGGTTATGACAACAAGCTCATCCGTCAGTTCAGCGATACCGCCCGCAGCAACCCGAAGCGCGTCGTGTTTGCCGAAAGCAACCTCAACATGCTCAAGGCCGCTGTCCAGGCTCAGGCCGAAGGCATTGCACACCCGATTATGCTTGGCAACCCGGAACGCATCCAGATGATCGCCCAGCGCGAACAGCTCGACCTCACGGGCATCAAGATTGTGAACCCGCGTTCTCCGGAAGAATTCGAACGCCGCCGCAATTACGCTGCAATTTATGCTGAAGAAAACGGCCGCAATGGCGTGACCTTCGAAGAAGCCCGCGACGATATGTTCGAACCGAACCACTTCGGTATGATGATGGTGAAGGTCGGCGATGCCGATGCTCTCATTTCCGGTGGCTATTCCAAGTACTCTGAAACGATTGAACTTGCTAAGGAAATTATCGGTATCCGTCCGGAATACAAGCACTTCGGTGCTATGCATATCCTCAGCACTAAGAAGGGTACGTTCTTCTTGGCCGATACGCTTGTGAACCGCGACCCGGATGCAGAAACGCTCGTCGATATCGTGAAGCTCACGCACGACGCAGTCCGCTTCTTCGCTCACGAACCGGTGATGGCTATGCTCAGCTATGCAAACTTCGGTAGCGACAAGGAAGCCGCTCGTGGCACCGTGAACAAGGTCCGCGAAGCCGTGAAGACGATTCACGAACAGTATCCGGACTACGTTCTCGATGGCGAAATGCAGGTGAACGTGGCTCTCGACAAGGATCTTCGCGATACGAAGTACCCGTTCAACAAGATCAAGGGCCAGACCGTCAACACGCTCATCTTCCCGTGCCTCTCTTCTGCAAATACCACTTGCAAGATGCTCTTGGAAATGGGCGTTGGCGAATCTATCGGTCCTGTGCAGATGGGCTTGAACAAGCCGGTTCACTTCACCGACTCCGACGCTTCTGTCCACGATATCTTTAACCTCACGGTGGCTGCTGTTATCGACGCCATCGTTCAGGAAAAGAAGGACGAAGAAAAGAACAAGAAGAAGTTCGACAAGATCTGGTAA
- the infC gene encoding translation initiation factor IF-3 — translation MPNRPSDGTRINEDIHISPIRLVKEDGEAIIIETSKALQMAKDAGLDLVEVSPNAKPPVCRIINYGKYKFEQLKKAKAAKAKQHVVKLKEIKMHPKTAENDYQYRIKQAGEFLQDGMKVKLIMQFRGREMAHMDYGKRLMERAKEDLAPFGDLEMDSRVEGNTMLSIYGPKRGAGKKQDQAPKPVTEPKAAGEA, via the coding sequence ATGCCCAACCGTCCCAGCGATGGGACCCGTATCAACGAAGATATCCATATCTCTCCGATTCGTCTCGTGAAAGAAGATGGCGAAGCTATCATCATCGAGACGAGCAAGGCATTGCAGATGGCGAAAGACGCCGGACTGGACCTTGTGGAAGTCTCCCCGAATGCTAAGCCGCCTGTCTGCCGCATCATCAACTACGGCAAGTACAAGTTCGAACAACTGAAGAAGGCTAAGGCCGCAAAGGCCAAGCAGCACGTGGTGAAGCTCAAGGAAATCAAGATGCACCCGAAGACTGCCGAGAATGACTACCAGTACCGCATCAAGCAGGCTGGCGAGTTCTTGCAGGACGGTATGAAGGTAAAGCTTATCATGCAGTTCCGTGGACGCGAAATGGCGCACATGGACTACGGCAAGCGCCTTATGGAACGCGCCAAGGAAGACTTGGCCCCGTTTGGCGATTTGGAAATGGATTCGCGGGTGGAAGGCAACACAATGCTTTCTATCTACGGTCCAAAACGTGGTGCCGGTAAGAAACAAGACCAGGCACCGAAGCCCGTAACCGAGCCAAAGGCAGCAGGTGAGGCTTAA
- the rplT gene encoding 50S ribosomal protein L20 encodes MPRAKTRVPSRERRKKILKAAKGYYGRRKSNLRLAIDAVAHAGQYAYAHRRDKKGDFRSLWITRLNAAVREFGISYSQFIYKLSKANINMNRKVLADLAVADPAAFAKVVEIVKAA; translated from the coding sequence ATGCCACGCGCAAAAACTAGAGTTCCTTCCCGCGAACGCCGCAAAAAAATCCTCAAGGCCGCCAAGGGTTACTATGGCCGCCGCAAGTCGAACCTTCGCCTTGCTATTGACGCCGTTGCCCACGCTGGTCAGTATGCCTATGCACACCGCCGCGACAAGAAGGGTGATTTCCGCTCTCTGTGGATCACTCGCTTGAACGCTGCTGTTCGTGAATTCGGCATCAGCTATAGCCAGTTCATTTACAAGCTTTCCAAGGCTAACATCAACATGAACCGCAAGGTTCTCGCTGATTTGGCAGTTGCCGATCCGGCAGCTTTCGCCAAGGTTGTGGAAATTGTGAAGGCTGCTTAA
- a CDS encoding fibrobacter succinogenes major paralogous domain-containing protein, with product MKKFIIAIGLAAFTVIGCDSGSSSTEPNTDDPVVESSSAKRSSSSSVKSNKSSSSSEKRESSSSSSNGKSKSSSSKTVAKSSSSQQNGSGFTVNETCTESGACDAMVKSDISTWHFVRKDDFGDDAEYTYKADGRDLIVTIKSADGSTSSNTYTMYNMESEVGVEMAFNAAKSTCNSGDGNNNVVKTCVIDTVYLSSSSSSDGWSWDVPKEQRLNPEIAYGTMTDPRDNKEYKTIKIGNQTWMAENLNYYDKENPSLKSKSWCQGKPNGDHDANGENAATCEVTGRLYSWAAAIDSAKLYTDKSLDCGDGKECILPVTVQGICPDGWHLPDTSEWRTLFNAVGGQSIAGKFLKSQTGWINKGNGTDAFGFSALPAGRRYLFKSFDGDDYNTFNYVGEIAFFWTSSEMHNKGSAYRIYLSDDSDFASRDFSGAKLGHSIRCLKDDSSSFIPHVEPCKTEDADNCKHGTLTDSRDGQTYKTVVIGTQTWMAENLNYAVTGSPYNYHYGDYTSDSTSWCYKNDETNCTKYGRLYRWTSIMDSAGTWSTSSKGCGFQTECKQTYPVQGVCPTGWHIPTLEEWNILFTAIGGAPTAGKKLKSTNGWSENGNGTDDYGFSALPAGLRTRFGYFESEGRNEYFWSSTEDGRNDAYYIYLKSNSDEVYWTVKKFQSLDTKNNGFSVRCLKD from the coding sequence ATGAAAAAATTCATTATAGCGATTGGTTTGGCGGCATTTACAGTAATCGGATGCGATAGTGGTTCATCATCTACAGAGCCAAATACTGACGACCCAGTTGTGGAATCTTCTTCTGCTAAGAGAAGTTCGTCGAGTTCGGTAAAATCGAATAAATCAAGTAGCAGTAGCGAAAAGAGGGAATCTTCGAGTAGTTCTTCCAATGGAAAGTCGAAGTCTAGTTCCAGCAAGACTGTTGCAAAATCCAGCAGCAGTCAGCAAAATGGGTCCGGATTCACCGTAAATGAAACCTGTACTGAATCGGGGGCCTGCGACGCCATGGTCAAGTCAGACATAAGTACATGGCATTTTGTCCGCAAAGACGACTTCGGCGATGACGCCGAATACACCTACAAAGCCGATGGCCGAGATTTGATTGTGACCATTAAGAGCGCTGACGGTTCTACAAGTTCCAATACATATACAATGTACAATATGGAATCCGAAGTTGGTGTAGAAATGGCATTCAACGCCGCGAAATCTACCTGCAATAGCGGCGATGGAAACAACAATGTGGTAAAGACCTGTGTGATTGACACCGTTTACTTGTCTAGTTCGTCCAGCTCGGATGGCTGGAGCTGGGATGTGCCGAAGGAACAACGCCTAAATCCAGAAATCGCCTACGGAACTATGACCGATCCTCGAGATAACAAAGAATACAAAACAATAAAGATAGGCAACCAGACCTGGATGGCGGAGAACTTGAATTACTATGACAAAGAAAACCCTAGTCTGAAGTCCAAGAGTTGGTGTCAAGGCAAGCCAAATGGAGACCATGACGCCAATGGAGAAAATGCAGCTACCTGCGAAGTGACAGGTCGCCTTTACTCTTGGGCAGCAGCAATCGACTCGGCAAAACTTTATACTGACAAGTCGCTCGATTGTGGAGACGGCAAGGAATGCATCTTGCCTGTGACCGTACAGGGAATCTGTCCTGACGGTTGGCATTTGCCAGACACCTCAGAATGGAGAACTCTATTCAACGCAGTAGGAGGTCAATCGATAGCAGGCAAGTTTCTCAAGTCGCAAACAGGCTGGATTAACAAAGGTAATGGCACAGACGCATTCGGCTTTTCCGCATTGCCCGCAGGCAGAAGGTATCTCTTTAAAAGTTTCGATGGTGACGACTACAACACTTTCAATTATGTCGGCGAAATTGCATTTTTTTGGACTTCCTCCGAGATGCACAATAAAGGATCCGCATACAGAATATATTTGAGCGATGATAGCGACTTTGCAAGCCGAGATTTCAGTGGTGCTAAATTAGGACATTCAATTCGTTGTCTCAAGGACGATTCTTCGTCATTTATCCCTCATGTAGAGCCCTGTAAGACCGAAGACGCGGATAATTGCAAGCATGGAACATTGACTGACTCCCGCGACGGACAGACTTACAAAACAGTCGTTATCGGCACTCAGACTTGGATGGCGGAAAATCTCAACTATGCGGTCACAGGCAGTCCCTATAACTACCATTATGGAGATTACACCTCTGATTCCACTAGCTGGTGCTATAAAAATGACGAAACCAACTGCACCAAGTACGGTCGCCTTTACAGATGGACTTCTATAATGGATAGCGCAGGCACATGGTCTACGAGCAGTAAGGGTTGCGGATTCCAAACAGAATGCAAGCAGACTTATCCAGTGCAAGGAGTTTGTCCCACCGGCTGGCATATACCCACGCTGGAAGAGTGGAACATTTTATTCACTGCAATCGGCGGAGCACCTACGGCGGGCAAGAAACTGAAATCAACTAATGGTTGGTCGGAAAATGGCAACGGCACGGATGATTACGGTTTTTCAGCGTTGCCAGCCGGCCTCAGAACGCGCTTTGGGTATTTCGAAAGCGAAGGCCGTAACGAGTATTTCTGGAGTTCTACGGAGGACGGCAGAAACGACGCGTATTATATTTATTTGAAGTCAAACTCTGACGAAGTGTATTGGACAGTAAAGAAGTTCCAATCATTAGACACCAAAAACAACGGTTTTTCAGTTCGTTGTCTCAAAGACTGA
- the rpmI gene encoding 50S ribosomal protein L35: MPKMKTHSGAKKRFRVTGSGHVKFKRAGMRHIQAKMNTKRKRNLRKGALVKKVDTYHVKRLLVVA; the protein is encoded by the coding sequence ATGCCTAAGATGAAAACTCACAGCGGTGCTAAGAAGCGCTTCCGCGTGACTGGTTCCGGCCATGTCAAGTTCAAGCGCGCTGGTATGCGCCACATTCAAGCTAAGATGAACACTAAGCGTAAGCGTAACCTTCGTAAGGGCGCTCTCGTTAAGAAAGTCGATACCTATCATGTCAAGCGTCTGCTTGTCGTAGCATAA
- a CDS encoding TIGR02147 family protein, with amino-acid sequence MKPIIEYQDYHTFLSDYYEERKRTSAFSWREFAKIAGFVSPSYLKDVCGGKTNLSKVTMGRVAKAIGLVGHEVTYFEAMVQFGNAKTDEAKKKFLEQMHSIALDHKVRIIDKDAFEYYDTWKNPVVRELAPLMPGAMPGDIAKACAQDVSALDVRRSLQFLERAGFLKQVQENVYVQTEKSVEGSKEGLPLAIRSMHRAMGNLAVDSLNRFTPDVRNVTGITMGIDREAYERIVLELEECRKKITAIADECNDITQVYRLNLQLFPLSKEVAKKEEE; translated from the coding sequence ATGAAACCAATAATTGAATACCAAGATTATCACACTTTTCTGAGCGACTACTACGAGGAACGCAAGCGCACTTCGGCGTTTTCTTGGCGTGAGTTTGCCAAAATTGCGGGTTTCGTTTCGCCATCGTATCTCAAGGACGTTTGCGGTGGAAAGACAAACCTTAGCAAAGTGACCATGGGCCGTGTCGCTAAGGCTATAGGTCTTGTTGGTCATGAGGTCACTTATTTCGAGGCGATGGTCCAGTTTGGTAACGCCAAAACGGATGAGGCTAAGAAAAAGTTCTTAGAACAAATGCATTCGATTGCGCTCGATCATAAGGTTCGCATTATTGATAAGGATGCTTTCGAGTATTACGATACTTGGAAAAATCCGGTGGTGCGCGAATTGGCGCCTTTGATGCCGGGAGCCATGCCGGGCGATATTGCAAAAGCGTGTGCTCAAGATGTTTCGGCGCTAGATGTCCGCAGGTCGTTGCAATTTCTTGAACGCGCTGGGTTCCTTAAGCAGGTTCAAGAAAACGTTTATGTGCAAACGGAAAAGTCCGTGGAAGGCTCCAAAGAGGGCTTGCCTTTGGCAATTCGTTCGATGCACCGTGCGATGGGCAACTTGGCGGTGGATTCTCTGAATCGCTTTACACCGGACGTGCGAAACGTTACGGGAATTACGATGGGCATAGACCGTGAAGCTTATGAACGCATCGTGCTCGAACTTGAGGAATGCCGCAAGAAAATCACGGCGATTGCTGACGAATGCAATGATATCACTCAAGTTTACAGATTGAATTTACAACTATTCCCGCTTTCGAAAGAAGTGGCGAAAAAAGAGGAGGAATGA